One Planctomycetia bacterium DNA window includes the following coding sequences:
- a CDS encoding alkaline phosphatase family protein, whose protein sequence is MKALIGLVLMLASIHACAVAQNNTGKTENVIVITWDGFRWQEMFSGADEVLMDKQNGGVKDIPGLKNQFWREKAQERREALLPFVWGTMAKQGQLFGDPSSKAHCKSTNGLKFSYPGYSELFCGVADQRIDSNDKRENPNLSVLEYLNQQPGLKNRVAAFCTWDVFPSIFRSHKNGLFVHAGWQPRLDKNLSDKQRHLNEFMDRLPRYWPDNVFDFVTMESAFDYLQQHKPRVMYIGLGETDEWGHGRRYDLYLNSAHQADKFLAELWAKLQQMPQYQNKTSIILTTDHGRGMTRINWTDHGEKVEGAEFIWIGVLGPDTPALGLRKEVATTQSQVAATVSALLGLNFQSASPQAAAPLPIFQAN, encoded by the coding sequence AATGTGATTGTCATTACCTGGGATGGCTTCCGCTGGCAGGAAATGTTCTCGGGAGCAGATGAAGTACTGATGGATAAGCAGAATGGAGGTGTAAAAGATATTCCTGGATTGAAGAATCAGTTTTGGAGAGAAAAAGCACAGGAGCGACGAGAGGCGCTTTTACCTTTCGTATGGGGAACCATGGCAAAACAAGGACAACTATTTGGTGATCCGTCCAGCAAAGCACATTGCAAAAGCACTAATGGTTTAAAATTTTCCTATCCAGGCTACAGTGAATTATTCTGTGGAGTCGCTGATCAGCGTATCGATTCGAACGACAAGCGAGAAAACCCGAATCTATCAGTCCTCGAATATCTGAATCAGCAGCCTGGGTTGAAGAACAGAGTAGCGGCGTTCTGCACGTGGGATGTTTTTCCATCCATCTTTCGATCACATAAGAACGGATTGTTCGTGCACGCAGGCTGGCAGCCACGGCTCGACAAAAATCTGTCTGACAAGCAGAGGCACTTGAACGAGTTTATGGACAGATTGCCTCGCTATTGGCCTGATAATGTATTTGACTTCGTAACTATGGAATCTGCATTCGATTATCTTCAGCAGCATAAACCACGGGTGATGTATATCGGCCTGGGTGAAACGGATGAATGGGGGCATGGACGGCGTTATGATTTATATCTCAATTCAGCACACCAGGCAGATAAGTTTCTAGCAGAGTTGTGGGCCAAGTTGCAGCAAATGCCTCAGTATCAGAACAAAACATCCATCATCCTGACAACAGATCATGGCCGGGGAATGACCCGCATCAACTGGACGGATCATGGTGAAAAAGTGGAAGGTGCTGAGTTTATCTGGATTGGAGTGCTTGGTCCGGATACCCCTGCACTCGGTTTGCGAAAAGAGGTGGCCACCACGCAATCACAGGTTGCTGCCACGGTGAGTGCACTGTTGGGATTGAACTTCCAATCAGCCAGCCCGCAAGCTGCTGCACCGTTGCCGATATTTCAGGCAAATTAA